The DNA region ATACCACCGCGCTGGCCAGCGACGTCGCAATGGCCAGACCGAAGCCCCAGCCCGCCGATACCACCAGCACTCCCAACAGGAGCAGAGCGCCGAATGCGTTCTCCGGGGCGATCGTCTTGAGCGCGAACACCGCGCCGACCTCGGCGGCCAGGAATGCGGCCGCGACGGCGATGCCCATCCCGAGTGGACGTGCGGTGGGACGCACCAACTGCGCCAGAAGTCGCTGCGGCAACGATTGCCAGGTCACCGGCCGATGGTAGTCCGCAGGTTTCCCGTTAACAGGAATGCCATCTGCGGTGGGCCCTGACAAGCTCGAAGGATGAGTGCTCCGCGCTGTCTGATCGTCGACGACAGCGCCGCGTTCCGAAATGCCGCGAAGGCCATGCTGGAACGCGGCGGCTTCGTTGTGGTCGGTGTGGCGTGTGACGCCGAGGAGGCGGTGCTGCGGGCCGCGGAACTACACCCCGACATAGTGCTGGTCGACGTCGATCTCGGTGCCGACAGCGGTTTCGACGTCGCCGAGCGGCTCAGCGGCATGTCGGTCATCCTCACCTCGACCCACGACGAGCAGGACTTCGCCGACCTGATCGCCGCCAGCCCGGCGGCGGGATTCCTCCCGAAGTTCGCGCTGTCGCCCAGCGCCATCCGGGCCGTGCTCGCGCAGCCGTGATCAGGCTCAGCGTGCGTCGAGGTACATGATCACCGCGCGGACCCGCCGGTGGTCGTCGCCGGTTTCGGGCAGGTTCAGCTTCGTCAGGATGCTGCGGACGTGCTTTTCCACCGTTCCCTCGGTGACCCACAACCGGCGTCCGATCCCGGCGTTGGACAAGCCTTCGGCCATCAGCGTCAGCACCTCCCGCTCGCGGGGGCTGACGGCGGCCAGCGGGTCGTCGCGTTTGCGCGCCGACACGAGCTCGGCCACCAACGCCGGATCGACGACCGAAGCGCCGTTGGCCACCCGCTGCAACGTGTCGACGAAGTCGGCCACATCGGTCACCCGGGTCTTGAGCAGATAGCCGATCGCCCGGCCGCCGGCCAGAAGCTCCATCGCGTGGTCGACATCGATGTGCGCCGAGAGCACCACGATGCCGATCTCGGGGAACTCGTCGCGGATCACCTTGGCGGCATCGAGTCCCTCGGTGCTGAGGCTCGGCGGCATCCGGATGTCGACCAGCGCCAGATCAGGCTTGCGGTCGCGCACCAACTCCAGAAGGGCTGTCCCGTCACCGGCCTGGCCCGCCACCTCGAATCCCGACCGTTCCAGCAAGCTGGCCAGGCCTTCGCGCAACAGCACGTCGTCGTCGGCGATCACGACCCGCAGGCCGCGCATGTCCTCTCCACCTGGCGTGAGCACGGCTCTGATTGTCGCACCACGGTGACGTCCGGAGGCCTCGAAGACCCGGCTATGGGGGCTAGCGGTAACCGTGGGTGGTGGACAGCGTCGACGACACCCCCGGCAGAAAAGCCGAAGCTGGGTCCATGCCCCACGTTGTCGGACAACCGGTCAACCGAGTCGAGGGAATCGACAAGGTGACAGGACGGGCGCGCTATGCCGCGGACAACCCGGTCGACGACGTGACCTACGCGGCTGTGGTGCAGTCCCAGATCCCGCACGGCCGAGTGACACCGGAGTCCATGGCCGTGGCGGCCGCACGGGCCGAGGCCGCTCCCGGAGTGCTGTACGTGCTGACTCCGCTGAACTGTCCTACGCTGCAGGTGCTTCCGTACGAGCTGACGTGGGATCTGCCCTTCGAGCGCCGCCCGCCCCTGTCGGATCTGACGGTGCAGCACGTCGGTCAGCACATGGCACTGGTCGTGGCCGACTCTCCGGAGAACGCCGATCAGGCCGCGTCGATGATGACGTTCGACTACGTGCCCGCACATGCCCAACTCAGCGCCGCGCAGGTGCTTGCCGAACCGGAGGTCGCCGACGACGACCGGGGACAGGTCCGTCACGGTGCCTACCGGCCCGACCACTTCGTCAAGCTGACCGAGGAGAAGCTGCAGGACCGTCGCGGTCCCGTCGCCGAGCCGGCCGGAATCACCGTCAGCGCCGACTACACCACCGCCGTCAACACCCACTATCCGATCGAGCTGTCAGCGACCATCGCGCAGTGGGACGGCGATTGCCTGATCATTCACGACGGCACTCGGTGGATCACCGGTGAAAGGCGGATGCTCGCTGCGTATCTCGCCATGCCCGAGGATCGGATCCGGATTCTGTCGCCTCTGGTGGGTGGCGCCTTCGGTTCCAAGAGCTTCCTGTGGATGCATGTGGTGCTGTGTGCGGTCGCCGCACGGGAGGTCGGCCGTCCGGTGAAGCTGGTGCTGACCAGAAATCAGATGTTCACCGCGACGGGCCACCGGCCGCGCACCGAGCAGCGGGTGTCGCTCGTCGCCGGCGACAGTGGTGAGATCCTCAGCACCGAGCAGCACACACTGACCGAGACGTCGACGGTGGCGCACTTCTGCGAACCGGTCGGGTTGTCGGCGCGGCTTCTGTACCGCTCACCACGGTTGGTGGTATCCCACACCGTGGCGCGGATCAATGCGCCGACACCGTGCTTCATGAGAGGACCGGGTGAAGCGCCCGGCCTGTTCGCCCTCGAGGTCGCCATGGACGAACTCGCCGATGCGACGGGTCAGGATCCGGTGCTGATGCGGCTCGCCAACCTCAGCGATGTGGATCAGACCAACGGCAGGCCCTGGTCGGCCGCGCATCTGGCCGAGTGCTACCTCAGCGGGGCGCAGCGATTCGGCTGGCAACAGCGTCCCGGTCCACGAGCGCTGCGCCGCAACGGGATTCAGATCGGATGGGGAATGGCCACGGCCACCTATCCGGGCCGCCGGATGCCTGCCGGCTGCCGGGTGGAGACAAGCTCCGACGGTCGGGTGCGATTCAGCGCCGCGACGCACGAGATCGGCACCGGTGTCAGGACCGTCATGACCCAACTCGCCGCCGACACCACCGGCCTGCCCCTGTCGCACGTCAGCTTCGAATCCGGCGACTCGCTGTTCCCGGACGCCCCCTACAGCGGCGCCTCCCAGACCACGGCGACGGTCGGGTCGGCCGTGTTCGCCGCGGCGCAGGAGTGGAAGCGCCGACTCGGTGACCACGCCCCGCAGGTCGCGGGAGAACTGGCGGACGCGCTCTGCTTCACGGTGTCCACCGAAGGCGCTCCGGAAACCGGTTCGGTGTCACAGTCGTTCGGCGCGCATTTCTGCGAGGTGGAGGTCGACGAGCAGATCGGTCGCATCGCGGTGACCCGCTGGGTGGCGGTGATGGACTGTGGACGGGTCCTCAATCCCAAACTGGCCACCAACCAGGTCATGGGCGGCATCACGTTCGGTCTGGGTATGGCGCTGCTCGAGCAGGTACCCCACGACCCGCGGACCGCCCAGTTGATCGGGGAGTACTACGTGCCCACCCATGCCGATCGGCCCGCCTTCGACATCTCCTTCGTCGACACCCCGGACTACGCACTGGACGAGATCGGCGTCCGCGGCATCGGCGAGATCGGGGCGTGCGGAGTGCCTGCGGCCATAGCGAACGCGATCCACCACGCCACCGGCAAACGACTGCGCGACCTACCGATAACGCTCGAAGCGCTCATGGAGCCCTTCGAATCCCGCACCGACGGACGGAATTGACCGTGACACCAACCGATCACCGCATTCACCTGAGGATCAACGGAGTCGGCCGGGACGTCGACACCGATGTGCGCTCGACACTGCTCGACCTGCTACGCGAGCGGCTTGGGCTGACCGGAACCAAAAAGGGATGTGACCACGGTCTGTGCGGAGCGTGCACCGTCCACGTGGACGACGAGCGAGTGTTGAGTTGTCTGACACTGGCGGTGTCGATCGACGGGGCCGAGGTGCGAACCGTGGAGGGCCTGGCTGACGGCGAGGTCCTCGACCCGCTGCAGCGCGCCTTCGTCGAGCGCGACGGCTTCCAGTGCGGCTACTGCACCTCCGGGCAACTCTGCTCTGCGCGCGCCATGCTGCGCGAGCACGCACGCGGTGATCTGTCCGCGACCACGTTCGACGGCGGTCGCGAGGACGTGGCCGACGGCCCGACGTGTCTGTCGGACAACGAGATCCGGGAACGCATGGCCGGCAACATCTGTCGCTGCGGCGCCTACTCCAACATCGTCGAGGCGATCGCCGAGGTGGCCCGGTCATGAGGCCATTCGCCTTCGACCATGCGGACAGCGTCGGCGGCGCCATCGACGCCGCCGAAGCCGGGGCGAAGTACTACGCCGGCGGCACGAACCTGCTCGACCTGATGAAGAGCGGAGTGGAGAGCCCGAGCGCGCTGGTGGACATCCGCAGGCTCGAACTGGACTCGATCACCACGACCGACGACAGTGCAGTGCTGATCGGGGCGGGCGCGACCAACAGCGCCGTGGCGAACCACCCGCTGATCCGCACGCGTTATCCGGTGCTCTCCCAAGCGATCCTGTCCGGGGCGACCACACAGATCCGCAACATGGCCACCATCGGTGGGAACCTCGTGCAGCGCACCCGCTGTCCCTATTTCATGGACCCGTCGTTCGCTCACTGCAACAAGCGTTCTCCCGCAACGGGTTGCGCGGCCCGCGACGGTGTCAATCGCGAGCACGCGCTGTTCGGAGCGAGTGAGTCCTGCGTCGCCGTCCACCCTTCCGACATGGCCGTGGCACTGGTGATGCTCGACGCAACCGTGCAGGTGCAGGGACCGCAGGGTCGTCGCCGCATCCCGATGGGGGAGTTCCTGGTGCTGCCGGGCCTCACACCCGATCGTGACAACGCGCTACGGCCCGCCGAACTGATCACCGGCGTGGTGCTCCCGCGGTCCTCCTTCGCCCGGCACAGCTGGTATCTGAAGGTTCGCGACCGGCACAGCTACGCGTTTGCGCTGGTGTCGGTCGCCGCGGGTGTGCACCTCCACGACGGCATCATCTCCTCGGCTGCGATCTCCGCAGGCGGAGTCGCCGCCAAGCCGTGGCGGGTGACGGCAGCCGAGGACGCCCTCACCGGGCGCAGCCCCGACACCGAAACCTTCCGCGCTGCGGCGCGGCTCTTCACCGCAGACGCGGTTCCGTTGAGTCAGAACGGATTCAAGGTCGACCTGGTGATGCACAGCGTGGTCCGGGCCCTGGAGCGGGCCGTGGATCACGCGCTAGCGCAGTGACTCGGTGTCGATGACGAACCGGTAGCGCACATCGCTGGCGATCACCCGCTGATACGCCTCGTTGATGTAGTCGGGCTCGATGATCTCGATCTCGGGAGCGACGCCGTGTTCGGCGCAGAAATCCAGCATCTCCTGCGTTTCGGCGATCCCGCCGATCAGTGATCCCGCGATCCGGCGTCGCCCGAAGATCAACGCAGCGGCGGGGACCTCCATGGCGTTCTCGGGCATCCCGAGCTCGACCAGGGTGCCGTCGAGCTTGAGCAACCCGAGGTAGGCGCCGAGGTCCAGATTGGCCGAGACGGTGTTGAGGATCAGATCGAAACTGCCCCGCAGCTTCTTGAAGGTCTCGGGGTCGCTGGTGGCGTGGTACTCGGAGGCTCCCAGCCGCAGACCGTCCTCCATCTTCTTCAGCGACTGGCTGAGCACGGTGACGTCGGCGCCCAGCGCGACCGCCAGCTTCACCGCCAGATGTCCGAGCCCGCCGAGACCGATGACCGCCACCCGGGTGCCGGGTCCGGCATTCCAGTGCCGCAGCGGCGAATAGGTGGTGATGCCCGCGCACAGCAGCGGGGCCGCATCCGCCAGCGAGATGGCGTCCGGGACGCGCAGAACGTAGTTCTCGTCGACGACGATCGCGCCGCTGTAGCCGCCCTGCGTGGGCTGCCCGTCACGTCCGACGCCGTTGTAGGTCCCGACCATGCCGGGGTTGTTGCAGTACTGCTCCTCGCCGGCGCGGCAGTACTCACACTCGCGGCACGAGTCGACAAAGCATCCGACGCCGACGCGGTCGCCCACGGTGAACTTCGTCACCTCGGATCCGACCTCGGTGACCACGCCCGCGATCTCGTGTCCGGGCACCATCGGGTACTCGACGCCGCCCCATTCCCCGGTGACGGTGTGGATGTCGGAGTGACAGATCCCGGCGAAATGGATGTCGAACGCGACGTCGTGAGCCCCGACATCGCGGCGGGTGATCGTGGTCCTGGTCAGCGGATCTGTGGCCGAATTGGCTGCGTAGGCGGAAACGGTGCTCATCATCACGTCCTCTTTGTTGCTGGGCTGCGCGGGTCGCGTCTGCGACGCCGGCGGAAAGTTGCCGCGACACTGCGGCTCACGAGGGGTCAACGGGCGAGGCGGCGGTGATAGTCCCGATCCAGCCTGTGAGTTTCCCCCGAGTGTCAGTTGATGGGGGAGTTCACCGACCGCAGGTCGGCCAGGATGCCGCGCGCGGCGACGATGCCCTCACCACTTTGCCAGACCTCATTGTTCACCGCGAACATCCGGTTGTCGCGGGTGACGGACAACTGCCGCCACGCGTCGCTGTCCATCACCTCGGGCGCCCGTTCCCTGGCCTCGGCGGTGGCGAAGGACAGGTAGAG from Mycobacterium sp. DL includes:
- a CDS encoding response regulator transcription factor, which gives rise to MRGLRVVIADDDVLLREGLASLLERSGFEVAGQAGDGTALLELVRDRKPDLALVDIRMPPSLSTEGLDAAKVIRDEFPEIGIVVLSAHIDVDHAMELLAGGRAIGYLLKTRVTDVADFVDTLQRVANGASVVDPALVAELVSARKRDDPLAAVSPREREVLTLMAEGLSNAGIGRRLWVTEGTVEKHVRSILTKLNLPETGDDHRRVRAVIMYLDAR
- a CDS encoding response regulator transcription factor; the protein is MSAPRCLIVDDSAAFRNAAKAMLERGGFVVVGVACDAEEAVLRAAELHPDIVLVDVDLGADSGFDVAERLSGMSVILTSTHDEQDFADLIAASPAAGFLPKFALSPSAIRAVLAQP
- a CDS encoding 2Fe-2S iron-sulfur cluster-binding protein, which gives rise to MTPTDHRIHLRINGVGRDVDTDVRSTLLDLLRERLGLTGTKKGCDHGLCGACTVHVDDERVLSCLTLAVSIDGAEVRTVEGLADGEVLDPLQRAFVERDGFQCGYCTSGQLCSARAMLREHARGDLSATTFDGGREDVADGPTCLSDNEIRERMAGNICRCGAYSNIVEAIAEVARS
- a CDS encoding xanthine dehydrogenase family protein molybdopterin-binding subunit, with protein sequence MPHVVGQPVNRVEGIDKVTGRARYAADNPVDDVTYAAVVQSQIPHGRVTPESMAVAAARAEAAPGVLYVLTPLNCPTLQVLPYELTWDLPFERRPPLSDLTVQHVGQHMALVVADSPENADQAASMMTFDYVPAHAQLSAAQVLAEPEVADDDRGQVRHGAYRPDHFVKLTEEKLQDRRGPVAEPAGITVSADYTTAVNTHYPIELSATIAQWDGDCLIIHDGTRWITGERRMLAAYLAMPEDRIRILSPLVGGAFGSKSFLWMHVVLCAVAAREVGRPVKLVLTRNQMFTATGHRPRTEQRVSLVAGDSGEILSTEQHTLTETSTVAHFCEPVGLSARLLYRSPRLVVSHTVARINAPTPCFMRGPGEAPGLFALEVAMDELADATGQDPVLMRLANLSDVDQTNGRPWSAAHLAECYLSGAQRFGWQQRPGPRALRRNGIQIGWGMATATYPGRRMPAGCRVETSSDGRVRFSAATHEIGTGVRTVMTQLAADTTGLPLSHVSFESGDSLFPDAPYSGASQTTATVGSAVFAAAQEWKRRLGDHAPQVAGELADALCFTVSTEGAPETGSVSQSFGAHFCEVEVDEQIGRIAVTRWVAVMDCGRVLNPKLATNQVMGGITFGLGMALLEQVPHDPRTAQLIGEYYVPTHADRPAFDISFVDTPDYALDEIGVRGIGEIGACGVPAAIANAIHHATGKRLRDLPITLEALMEPFESRTDGRN
- a CDS encoding xanthine dehydrogenase family protein subunit M — protein: MRPFAFDHADSVGGAIDAAEAGAKYYAGGTNLLDLMKSGVESPSALVDIRRLELDSITTTDDSAVLIGAGATNSAVANHPLIRTRYPVLSQAILSGATTQIRNMATIGGNLVQRTRCPYFMDPSFAHCNKRSPATGCAARDGVNREHALFGASESCVAVHPSDMAVALVMLDATVQVQGPQGRRRIPMGEFLVLPGLTPDRDNALRPAELITGVVLPRSSFARHSWYLKVRDRHSYAFALVSVAAGVHLHDGIISSAAISAGGVAAKPWRVTAAEDALTGRSPDTETFRAAARLFTADAVPLSQNGFKVDLVMHSVVRALERAVDHALAQ
- a CDS encoding NAD(P)-dependent alcohol dehydrogenase; the encoded protein is MSTVSAYAANSATDPLTRTTITRRDVGAHDVAFDIHFAGICHSDIHTVTGEWGGVEYPMVPGHEIAGVVTEVGSEVTKFTVGDRVGVGCFVDSCRECEYCRAGEEQYCNNPGMVGTYNGVGRDGQPTQGGYSGAIVVDENYVLRVPDAISLADAAPLLCAGITTYSPLRHWNAGPGTRVAVIGLGGLGHLAVKLAVALGADVTVLSQSLKKMEDGLRLGASEYHATSDPETFKKLRGSFDLILNTVSANLDLGAYLGLLKLDGTLVELGMPENAMEVPAAALIFGRRRIAGSLIGGIAETQEMLDFCAEHGVAPEIEIIEPDYINEAYQRVIASDVRYRFVIDTESLR